One segment of Castanea sativa cultivar Marrone di Chiusa Pesio chromosome 3, ASM4071231v1 DNA contains the following:
- the LOC142627373 gene encoding nuclear transport factor 2B, translated as MDPDQLARAFVEHYYTTFDANRAGLASLYQDESMLTFEGQKIQGSPNIVAKLTSLPFQQCQHSITTVDCQPSGPAGGMLVFVSGNLQLAGEQHALKFSQMFHLIPTPQGSFYVLNDIFRLNYA; from the exons ATGGATCCAGACCAGTTGGCTAGAGCATTCGTGGAGCACTACTACACGACGTTCGATGCGAATCGAGCCGGATTGGCTAGCCTATACCAAGACGAGTCCATGCTCACTTTCGAGGGTCAGAAGATCCAAGGCTCCCCAAACATCGTTGCCAAGCTCACCAGCCTCCCTTTCCAGCAGTGCCAACACAGCATCACCACCGTCGATTGCCAGCCCTCTGGCCCCGCCGGCGGCATGCTCGTCTTCGTCAGCGGCAACCTCCAGCTCGCCGGCGAACAACACGCCCTCAAGTTCAGCCAG ATGTTCCATTTGATACCGACACCGCAGGGAAGCTTTTACGTGTTGAATGACATATTCCGTTTGAACTATGCATGA